One genomic region from Muriicola soli encodes:
- a CDS encoding sulfite exporter TauE/SafE family protein, which translates to MVYTAFILGLLGSLHCVGMCGPIAFMLPLSRDKKSTMFSQLFLYHLGRIITYGIMGLAFGFFGRGLYLFGAQQNLSIIIGGIMILAILIPEKYMRNFKISQPIYRGVSKVKSALGEALKKRTPNTFLTIGFLNGFLPCGLVYMALFASIAMASPFTGALYMGLFGLGTIPLMTTAAYIGGLLQPQIRMRIRRLIPIFVLVVGILFILRGMGLGIPYISPKPVSPQITTQIECHQP; encoded by the coding sequence ATGGTCTATACCGCTTTTATATTAGGATTGCTGGGAAGCCTTCACTGCGTGGGGATGTGCGGCCCTATAGCCTTTATGCTGCCTCTGAGTCGGGACAAAAAATCAACGATGTTCTCTCAACTCTTCCTCTACCATTTGGGAAGGATAATTACCTATGGGATTATGGGACTCGCATTTGGCTTTTTCGGCAGAGGGCTTTATCTCTTCGGAGCGCAACAGAATCTCTCTATCATCATTGGAGGTATTATGATCCTGGCTATTCTGATCCCGGAAAAATACATGAGGAATTTCAAGATCTCTCAGCCCATTTACCGGGGTGTGTCCAAGGTGAAATCGGCTTTGGGTGAAGCATTGAAAAAAAGGACGCCGAACACATTTCTAACCATAGGTTTCCTTAACGGTTTTTTACCATGTGGCCTGGTTTATATGGCGTTGTTTGCCTCAATTGCCATGGCTTCTCCTTTTACAGGAGCCTTGTACATGGGCTTATTTGGTCTTGGAACGATCCCTCTGATGACGACAGCAGCCTATATCGGAGGGCTGTTACAGCCACAGATACGAATGAGAATCCGACGACTAATACCTATCTTTGTCCTTGTTGTCGGTATCCTTTTTATATTACGCGGAATGGGCCTGGGAATCCCTTATATTTCTCCTAAACCTGTATCTCCGCAAATAACAACTCAAATTGAATGTCATCAACCCTGA
- the ccoG gene encoding cytochrome c oxidase accessory protein CcoG, whose translation MAKDERFRDSIGTINEEGKRAWVFPKKPSGRFYQYRKWVSYGLLVFLLASPFVKINGNQFLMFNVLERRFNIFGYPFWPQDFHLFVISMITGVIFVALFTVVFGRIFCGWMCPQTIFMEMVFRRIEYWIDGDRGAQIRLDRQPWNAQKIRKRTMKWSIFFLISFLIANVFLAYLISSDTLIRYITDGPLQHVSTLISLLIFTGVFYFVFAWFREQVCIIACPYGRLQGVLLDNKSIVVAYDHKRGEGEEGRKKFRKGEDRQKLGHGDCIDCFQCVHVCPTGIDIRNGTQLECVNCTACIDECDSIMEKVNLPKGLIRYASEDNIEKKTNFSITPRMMGYSSVLVVLIGILIGMLFLRNDLEATILRLPGQLYERKEGNIISNVYTFKLINKTTKNVEDVSFKLLSHDGKIELVTHKNFDVPAEKLAEGTLFIEINSGELGSDKDKLKIGVYSGEKLLETTTTRFLGPRNYY comes from the coding sequence GTGGCAAAGGATGAACGTTTCCGTGATTCTATAGGAACTATTAATGAAGAAGGTAAACGCGCCTGGGTCTTTCCTAAAAAACCTTCCGGCAGATTCTATCAGTACAGGAAATGGGTCAGTTACGGCCTGCTTGTTTTTTTGCTTGCCTCCCCTTTTGTCAAGATCAACGGGAATCAATTTCTGATGTTCAATGTGCTGGAAAGAAGATTTAACATCTTCGGTTACCCCTTCTGGCCACAAGATTTTCACCTTTTCGTTATCTCCATGATCACAGGAGTGATTTTTGTCGCCCTCTTTACCGTTGTCTTCGGGCGGATTTTCTGTGGGTGGATGTGTCCTCAGACCATTTTTATGGAGATGGTTTTCCGAAGGATTGAATATTGGATAGACGGCGATCGAGGGGCTCAAATAAGACTCGACAGACAGCCCTGGAATGCACAGAAGATCAGAAAACGAACGATGAAATGGAGTATATTTTTTCTGATCTCCTTCTTGATAGCCAATGTATTTCTAGCCTATCTGATAAGCAGTGATACCCTGATTAGATATATAACTGATGGCCCGCTACAACATGTTAGTACGCTGATCTCCTTGCTGATTTTTACGGGAGTCTTTTATTTTGTCTTTGCGTGGTTTCGGGAACAGGTATGTATTATAGCCTGCCCTTATGGAAGATTACAGGGAGTACTTCTAGACAACAAGTCGATTGTTGTAGCCTACGACCACAAAAGGGGCGAGGGCGAAGAAGGAAGAAAGAAATTCAGGAAAGGTGAGGATCGTCAAAAGCTGGGACATGGGGATTGTATCGATTGTTTCCAGTGTGTTCATGTTTGTCCCACAGGCATCGACATCCGAAACGGCACCCAATTAGAATGTGTTAATTGTACGGCGTGTATTGATGAATGTGACAGCATCATGGAAAAAGTGAACCTGCCTAAAGGCCTTATCCGATATGCCAGTGAAGATAATATTGAAAAAAAGACCAATTTTTCCATTACTCCCAGAATGATGGGATATTCCTCTGTACTTGTTGTACTCATAGGAATTCTGATCGGTATGCTCTTTCTGAGAAACGATCTGGAAGCTACAATACTGCGATTACCGGGGCAATTGTACGAAAGAAAAGAGGGAAATATTATTAGTAATGTCTACACTTTTAAGCTCATCAACAAGACCACAAAGAATGTGGAAGATGTAAGTTTTAAACTCTTATCCCATGATGGAAAAATAGAACTGGTAACCCATAAGAATTTTGATGTGCCTGCGGAAAAACTGGCAGAGGGCACCCTCTTTATTGAGATCAATTCGGGAGAATTGGGAAGTGATAAAGACAAGCTTAAAATAGGGGTATACAGTGGGGAAAAACTCTTAGAAACGACAACAACGCGGTTTCTGGGGCCTAGAAATTATTATTAG
- a CDS encoding acetyl-CoA hydrolase/transferase family protein: MKIVSKTEAAALIKSGDRIFLQGAAMTPNTLINAICDRYEDLSDVEIISIHTEGTVNYATPPYNKAFSINSCFVGGNVRKAVNTNKGDYIPIFLSEIHLLFRRNILPLDVALIQVSPPDIHGYCSLGVSVDVTLPAIQTAKLVIAQINPCVPRTHGDGIIHFSEIDAAIEIDTPLHVHPMGSISEIEHQIGRHVAGLIEDGATLQLGIGNIPNAVLTNLEGHKRLGVHTEMFSDGLLPLVESGVITGEEKTLKSGRIVTCFAAGSQELYDFVDDNPIVNFKEAAYTNDTNVILQNPKVTAINSAVEIDLTGQICADSVGTRQISGVGGQMDFIRAASLSNGGKPIFAFTSQTKNGFSKITPTLKHGAGVTTTRAHVHYVATEYGIVNLFGKNLHQRAKALISIAHPNHREELSKAAYERFERE, translated from the coding sequence ATGAAAATTGTTTCGAAAACCGAAGCCGCTGCCCTGATAAAATCGGGTGACCGCATATTTCTACAGGGAGCTGCCATGACTCCCAATACCCTTATAAATGCCATTTGCGATCGATATGAAGACCTATCGGATGTGGAAATTATTTCTATCCATACCGAAGGAACTGTGAATTATGCCACTCCACCTTATAACAAGGCTTTTAGTATCAACAGTTGTTTTGTGGGAGGTAATGTTAGAAAAGCTGTCAATACTAATAAGGGAGATTATATCCCCATATTCCTCAGTGAAATCCACCTTCTTTTCAGAAGAAATATCCTCCCTCTTGACGTGGCACTCATTCAGGTTTCACCTCCGGATATTCACGGGTACTGCTCCCTCGGGGTCTCCGTAGATGTCACTCTGCCGGCGATACAGACCGCAAAACTAGTTATTGCCCAAATAAATCCCTGTGTGCCCAGGACCCACGGGGACGGGATTATACATTTTAGTGAGATTGATGCCGCTATTGAGATAGATACACCCCTGCATGTGCATCCCATGGGCTCCATTTCAGAAATAGAACATCAGATTGGCCGGCATGTGGCCGGGTTGATCGAGGACGGCGCTACTCTGCAATTGGGAATTGGCAATATCCCCAATGCTGTTCTTACAAATCTGGAAGGCCATAAACGACTGGGTGTACACACGGAGATGTTTTCAGATGGCTTACTCCCCCTTGTAGAAAGTGGAGTCATCACAGGGGAAGAGAAAACTCTGAAATCCGGGCGTATTGTCACTTGTTTTGCCGCTGGCTCCCAGGAATTGTACGATTTTGTAGACGATAATCCGATAGTCAACTTCAAAGAAGCGGCCTATACAAATGACACCAATGTAATTTTGCAAAATCCAAAGGTAACTGCGATCAACAGCGCCGTAGAGATCGACCTTACAGGACAGATCTGTGCGGACAGTGTGGGTACCAGACAGATATCAGGTGTGGGCGGTCAGATGGATTTTATCCGCGCCGCATCCCTTTCAAATGGTGGAAAACCCATCTTTGCATTTACCTCGCAAACGAAAAACGGGTTCTCGAAGATTACCCCTACCCTAAAACACGGGGCAGGTGTGACCACTACGCGGGCCCACGTGCATTATGTGGCAACGGAATACGGAATAGTCAACCTTTTTGGCAAGAACCTGCATCAGCGTGCTAAGGCCTTGATCTCTATCGCCCATCCCAACCACAGAGAGGAGCTCTCAAAGGCTGCATATGAAAGATTTGAACGCGAATAA
- a CDS encoding CcoQ/FixQ family Cbb3-type cytochrome c oxidase assembly chaperone has translation MLKFVKNHMESIEGIATYPMISLLIFFVFFSLLFWWVFTASKEHIKEVSEIPLEDNQPK, from the coding sequence ATGCTAAAATTTGTAAAAAACCACATGGAGAGTATCGAAGGGATAGCCACCTATCCCATGATCTCATTACTCATCTTTTTTGTATTCTTTTCGCTTTTATTTTGGTGGGTGTTTACCGCCTCAAAAGAGCATATCAAAGAAGTAAGTGAAATACCTCTAGAAGATAATCAACCAAAATAA
- a CDS encoding cbb3-type cytochrome c oxidase N-terminal domain-containing protein yields MKNMSPWWIRIPFFFFLIFGLTEFYVDSGEKPAFIEYPMVQLFLVMVLLILIAIELIVLSVENVMFQTLPEEAKERYLSAKTKSWEWTWAKKMYKKLLGSKPIEEEGEIILDHNYDGIKELDNELPPWWVYLFYATILFGVVYLARFHVFNDYDQDLEYEMEVAAAQTAIEEYRKTAKDLVDVNTVTLLTDASDLKAGQVIYNTNCAICHMNDGGGGIGPNLTDPYWILGGGIKNVFKTISEGGRDGKGMVAWKQSLKPAEMAQVASYVLSFQGTIPANPKAAEGDRWIDENATEEEQLPEEMASDTTTVAMNE; encoded by the coding sequence ATGAAAAATATGTCACCCTGGTGGATCCGGATTCCATTCTTTTTCTTCCTTATTTTCGGTCTTACCGAATTTTACGTCGATTCCGGGGAAAAACCCGCCTTTATAGAGTACCCCATGGTCCAATTGTTTTTGGTGATGGTTCTATTGATCCTGATCGCCATTGAACTCATTGTATTATCCGTGGAAAATGTAATGTTCCAAACCCTGCCTGAAGAAGCTAAAGAGCGATATCTCAGCGCCAAAACTAAATCCTGGGAATGGACATGGGCCAAAAAAATGTACAAGAAGTTACTTGGTTCCAAACCCATTGAAGAAGAAGGTGAAATTATACTGGATCACAATTACGACGGAATAAAAGAATTGGACAACGAATTACCGCCCTGGTGGGTTTACCTGTTTTACGCAACTATCCTCTTTGGTGTTGTCTATCTCGCACGCTTCCATGTATTCAACGATTACGATCAGGATCTGGAGTACGAAATGGAAGTAGCAGCGGCACAGACCGCCATTGAAGAATACAGGAAAACAGCTAAAGATCTTGTGGACGTGAATACAGTTACCTTGCTTACCGATGCATCAGACCTCAAAGCAGGCCAGGTGATCTATAATACGAATTGTGCTATTTGTCACATGAATGACGGAGGTGGCGGTATTGGCCCAAACTTAACGGATCCTTACTGGATCCTGGGAGGTGGAATAAAGAACGTCTTTAAAACCATTTCGGAAGGTGGCCGTGACGGAAAAGGGATGGTTGCCTGGAAACAGTCGCTGAAGCCAGCTGAAATGGCACAGGTGGCCAGTTATGTCCTCAGTTTTCAGGGTACAATTCCTGCGAATCCCAAAGCGGCTGAAGGCGACCGATGGATCGACGAGAATGCTACGGAGGAGGAACAGTTGCCCGAAGAAATGGCTAGTGACACCACCACGGTGGCAATGAATGAATAA
- a CDS encoding FixH family protein, with protein sequence MKINWGTGIVLSFIGFIAFILFFVVRMSMDDRANHDLVTEEYYKKELSFQKEIDAMEKAKNRPYQVKLIRTDSGMIIQFPEDMTPSKIKGKVSLYRPSNKHLDIDFPISLSNTHLLIPDKRLLDGRWDIDVNWDYEGETYLFRESFTY encoded by the coding sequence ATGAAAATTAACTGGGGAACGGGAATTGTGTTATCATTTATCGGCTTTATTGCCTTTATCCTCTTTTTTGTAGTCAGGATGAGTATGGACGACCGGGCCAACCACGATCTGGTCACAGAGGAATACTACAAAAAAGAACTGTCCTTCCAGAAGGAGATTGATGCCATGGAAAAGGCAAAAAATCGGCCTTACCAGGTAAAGCTTATAAGAACAGACTCAGGTATGATCATCCAATTTCCGGAAGATATGACCCCCTCAAAAATAAAAGGAAAAGTGTCCCTATACAGACCGTCCAATAAACACTTGGATATTGACTTTCCAATAAGTTTATCCAATACACATTTGCTCATACCTGACAAACGTTTGTTGGATGGTCGCTGGGACATTGATGTTAACTGGGATTATGAAGGTGAAACATACCTGTTCAGGGAAAGCTTTACCTACTAG